Proteins encoded within one genomic window of Flavobacterium sp. NG2:
- a CDS encoding DNA-deoxyinosine glycosylase, whose translation MIQSFAPYVDSKTEILILGTMPGIASLEKQEYYAHKRNHFWKIMYTLLSELPISEVFEEKIKLLKSHKIGLWDVLQNCERKGSLDIHIKNQKENDFETLFQKYPSIHKIAFNGKESHRYFTKKFGQIKGITYYVMPSTSPANTMTFENKLKIWATILK comes from the coding sequence ATGATTCAATCTTTTGCTCCTTATGTAGATTCTAAAACGGAGATTTTAATTTTAGGTACCATGCCCGGAATTGCTTCTTTGGAAAAACAAGAATATTACGCACACAAAAGAAATCATTTTTGGAAAATCATGTACACGCTTCTCAGCGAATTACCTATTTCTGAAGTTTTTGAAGAAAAAATTAAACTTTTGAAATCTCATAAAATTGGACTTTGGGATGTGTTACAAAATTGCGAACGCAAAGGAAGTTTGGACATCCATATCAAAAACCAGAAAGAAAATGATTTTGAAACTTTATTTCAAAAATATCCTTCTATTCATAAAATAGCTTTTAACGGCAAAGAAAGTCATCGGTATTTTACCAAGAAGTTTGGACAAATAAAAGGCATCACATATTATGTGATGCCTTCTACTAGTCCGGCTAATACCATGACTTTTGAAAATAAATTAAAAATCTGGGCTACTATTTTGAAATAG
- the aroB gene encoding 3-dehydroquinate synthase: MSLQSQTIQAVDHPIHFNEKGYEALNIHLKENKYSNLFIIVDSNTNEFCLPKFLPLIETDLTIEIIEFEAGEINKNIDTCVQIWNVLTELGGDRKSLVINLGGGVVTDLGGFVASTFKRGIDFINIPTTLLSMVDASVGGKNGVDLGNLKNQIGVFNLPEMVIVDTAFLETVPQNEMRSGLAEMLKHGLIYDKNYWEQFLDLKSIDFDALDELIFRSVEIKNDIVTKDPTEKNLRKALNFGHTLGHAIESYFLENENKTTLLHGEAIAVGMILESYISLNKNLISEKEFSEIKTTLKSIYDDISFEENDIEPILELLIHDKKNEYGTIQFALIEGIGKIIINQTVENELILKAFKDYQS; this comes from the coding sequence ATGTCTTTACAATCACAAACCATTCAAGCTGTTGATCATCCCATACATTTTAATGAAAAAGGCTACGAAGCTTTAAATATACATTTAAAAGAAAACAAATATTCTAATTTATTTATTATTGTTGATAGCAATACCAATGAATTTTGTTTGCCTAAATTCCTTCCTCTTATTGAAACTGATTTAACAATTGAAATCATTGAATTTGAAGCTGGTGAAATCAATAAAAACATTGATACTTGTGTACAAATATGGAACGTATTAACGGAACTTGGTGGTGATAGAAAAAGCTTAGTAATCAACCTTGGTGGCGGTGTTGTCACTGATTTAGGAGGTTTTGTTGCTTCTACGTTCAAAAGAGGTATTGATTTTATTAATATCCCTACTACTCTGCTTTCAATGGTAGATGCTTCTGTTGGTGGAAAAAACGGTGTGGATTTAGGAAATTTAAAAAACCAAATTGGTGTTTTCAATTTACCTGAAATGGTGATTGTTGATACTGCTTTCCTAGAAACTGTGCCTCAAAACGAAATGCGCTCTGGACTTGCCGAAATGTTGAAACATGGTTTGATTTACGATAAAAACTATTGGGAACAATTTTTAGATTTAAAATCGATTGATTTTGATGCTTTAGACGAGTTGATTTTCCGTTCAGTAGAAATTAAAAACGACATAGTTACCAAAGATCCAACAGAAAAAAATCTAAGAAAAGCATTGAATTTTGGCCATACTTTAGGACATGCTATCGAAAGTTATTTTTTAGAAAATGAAAATAAAACAACACTATTGCATGGTGAAGCTATTGCTGTAGGAATGATTTTAGAAAGTTACATTTCTTTAAACAAAAACTTAATCTCCGAAAAAGAATTCAGTGAGATTAAAACTACACTAAAATCAATCTATGACGACATTAGTTTTGAAGAAAATGACATCGAACCAATCCTAGAATTACTCATTCACGATAAAAAAAATGAGTATGGGACGATTCAGTTTGCTTTAATTGAGGGTATCGGTAAGATTATCATCAACCAAACAGTTGAAAATGAATTGATTCTTAAAGCCTTTAAAGATTATCAATCTTAA
- a CDS encoding IS982 family transposase has protein sequence MLCKDKIISIFCLIDDILQGIQHVEDVRRQVSDSEIILTAIVSSTSFYGNHCSAIKFMKQYGFIPNMLDKSRFNRRLHKVGKLLYELFEIVSSYFKDFCCEMHYIIDSFPVSVCNNMRITNCKIVSGNKWRGYTASMRSYFYGVKVQLLTTKDGIPIAFHFTPGKTGDAKALGKMIDKLHVEASLYGDSAYTDYGLEDIALNKKCILLKIQRKSNAKRIDTLEQKNEKLKMRKRVETTISDIKKMFPRTIHAVTLEGFLIKLTLFVFGLQLNKAIN, from the coding sequence ATGCTTTGTAAAGACAAAATTATATCAATTTTTTGTTTAATAGATGATATTTTACAAGGAATTCAACATGTTGAAGATGTAAGAAGACAAGTTAGTGATAGCGAAATTATCTTGACTGCAATAGTTTCTTCAACGAGTTTTTATGGTAATCATTGCTCTGCTATAAAATTTATGAAACAATATGGATTCATCCCTAATATGCTTGATAAGAGTAGATTCAATAGACGTTTACATAAAGTTGGAAAACTTTTATACGAGTTATTTGAGATAGTAAGTTCTTATTTTAAAGATTTCTGTTGTGAAATGCATTATATCATTGATTCTTTTCCTGTTTCAGTTTGCAACAATATGAGGATTACAAATTGTAAGATTGTTTCAGGTAATAAATGGAGAGGCTATACTGCCAGTATGCGAAGTTATTTTTATGGAGTAAAAGTACAATTACTCACCACAAAGGATGGGATTCCAATAGCTTTTCATTTCACGCCAGGAAAAACTGGCGATGCAAAAGCTTTAGGGAAAATGATTGATAAATTACATGTAGAAGCTTCATTATATGGTGATAGTGCCTATACAGATTACGGACTAGAAGACATTGCATTAAATAAAAAATGCATCTTATTAAAAATTCAACGTAAGTCAAATGCTAAAAGAATTGATACGCTAGAACAAAAAAACGAAAAACTCAAGATGAGGAAAAGAGTAGAAACAACAATAAGTGATATAAAGAAAATGTTTCCAAGAACAATTCATGCTGTTACATTAGAAGGTTTTTTAATAAAACTAACACTATTTGTCTTTGGACTACAATTAAATAAGGCTATTAACTAG
- a CDS encoding deoxyhypusine synthase family protein, whose translation MSKGPISQFIEKHYLHFNSAALVDAAKAYEQQLANGAKMMVTMAGAMSTAEIGKIFAEVIRQDKVQIISCTGANLEEDIMNLVAHSHYERVPHYRDLTAQDEWDLLERGLNRVTDTCIPEHEAFRRLQKHIFKIWKDADDKGERYFPHEFMYKMLLSGVLEEYYEIDLKDSWMYAAAEKNLPIIVPGWEDSTMGNIFASYVIKGELKASTMKSGIEYMTFLADWYPKNSANGVGFFQIGGGIAGDFPICVVPMLYQDMEMHDVPFWSYFCQISDSTTSYGSYSGAVPNEKITWGKLDINTPKFIIESDATIVAPLIFAYLLDL comes from the coding sequence ATGAGTAAGGGACCTATTAGTCAATTTATCGAAAAGCACTATTTGCATTTTAATTCAGCTGCATTAGTTGATGCCGCAAAAGCCTATGAACAACAATTAGCCAACGGAGCTAAAATGATGGTTACTATGGCTGGAGCAATGAGTACAGCCGAAATTGGTAAAATATTTGCCGAAGTAATTCGTCAAGACAAAGTTCAAATCATTTCTTGTACTGGAGCTAATCTTGAAGAAGATATCATGAACTTAGTAGCTCACTCACATTACGAAAGAGTTCCTCACTACAGAGATTTAACAGCTCAAGATGAATGGGATTTATTAGAAAGAGGTTTAAATAGAGTGACAGATACTTGTATCCCTGAGCACGAAGCGTTCAGACGTTTACAAAAACACATTTTCAAAATCTGGAAAGATGCTGATGACAAAGGAGAACGTTATTTTCCTCATGAGTTTATGTACAAAATGTTACTTTCAGGAGTTCTTGAAGAATATTATGAAATAGACTTAAAAGACAGCTGGATGTATGCTGCTGCTGAGAAAAATTTACCTATTATTGTACCAGGTTGGGAAGATAGTACGATGGGAAATATTTTTGCTTCTTATGTAATTAAAGGAGAATTGAAAGCATCGACTATGAAATCTGGTATTGAATACATGACTTTCCTTGCTGATTGGTATCCAAAAAACAGCGCCAATGGTGTTGGCTTTTTCCAAATTGGTGGAGGTATCGCAGGAGATTTTCCTATCTGTGTAGTGCCAATGTTGTACCAAGATATGGAAATGCACGACGTTCCATTTTGGAGTTATTTCTGCCAAATTTCGGACTCAACAACTAGTTACGGGTCTTATTCAGGAGCAGTTCCAAATGAAAAAATAACTTGGGGTAAATTAGACATTAATACACCAAAGTTTATTATTGAATCAGATGCTACTATTGTAGCGCCATTAATTTTTGCTTATTTATTAGATTTATAG
- a CDS encoding DNA primase, translated as MKRVIVDYAKLTNEILNLLVERFPDGYDDSDIIRFRNAKNELIEAVEVRTEDTIYLVKVSTKLADRIENYDEDDEIDDVIEPIAPIKGLDIDDDIDSDDDEDDNLDKPDFDDEDEDSDDKDSSDDDDDDDDED; from the coding sequence ATGAAAAGAGTAATTGTTGATTACGCAAAACTTACAAACGAAATTTTAAACCTATTAGTGGAGCGATTCCCTGATGGATACGACGATTCTGATATTATTCGTTTTAGAAATGCTAAAAACGAATTGATTGAAGCTGTTGAAGTACGTACAGAAGACACTATTTATTTAGTTAAAGTAAGTACTAAACTAGCTGATAGAATCGAAAATTATGACGAGGATGATGAAATCGATGACGTAATCGAACCAATTGCACCAATCAAAGGTTTAGATATTGATGATGACATTGACAGTGATGACGATGAAGATGACAATCTTGACAAACCCGATTTTGATGATGAGGACGAAGATTCAGATGACAAAGATAGTTCAGATGATGACGATGACGACGATGATGAGGATTAA
- the recQ gene encoding DNA helicase RecQ has translation MINTTLLHDTLKDNFGFEKFRPNQEKIINSILSGKDTLAIMPTGGGKSVCFQLPAIVLPGITIVISPLIALMKDQVDSLKANGIVACYINSSQSETEQQAHIENILNNKTKLVYVAPESLSYLENTFNQIAVSLIAIDEAHCISSWGHDFRPAYTNLGYLKKRFPSTPILALTATADKATREDISKQLNLINPVLYISSFDRKNLSLEVRPALDRVKQIIDFISNKPLESGIIYCLSRKTTEELAEKLQKSGINAKAYHAGLDANLRAQTQDEFINDDCQVICATIAFGMGIDKSNVRWVIHYNLPKNIEGYYQEIGRAGRDGLPSETIMFESYGDVIQLQKFASQGLNAEVQLAKLERMRQYADALSCRRKILLSYFGEIVTQNCGNCDICKNPPAFFDGTILAQKALSAIIRLKESEPLPVIVDFLRGSKNAYIFEKEYQNLKTYAVGADVSWYDWNQYLIQLINQGYCEIAFHQQNKIKLTPLAHEVLFNGEKVQLTTVQKATAEKVTIKESKVKPKNDSLFEMLRKIRYDLSKEESVPAYVIFSDAVLKEMEINRPMSDDELLAIDGVGKVKLEKYGHIFIKAIIDFHKSKAAKPKKGATTYKETLALFESGLSPEAIAEKRNLGVSTIMSHLAKLYQEGVAIDLFQFITKEEVTKIAEAKIILESPAALKPYFEHFEEQVPYEKIRLALAIIEKESSK, from the coding sequence ATGATCAACACTACTCTACTTCACGACACCTTAAAAGACAATTTTGGTTTTGAAAAATTCAGACCCAATCAAGAAAAAATCATCAATTCTATTTTATCAGGAAAAGACACACTAGCTATTATGCCTACTGGTGGTGGAAAATCAGTTTGTTTTCAGTTGCCTGCGATAGTATTACCTGGTATCACAATAGTCATATCTCCGTTGATAGCTTTAATGAAAGATCAAGTTGATAGCTTAAAAGCAAACGGAATTGTAGCTTGTTACATAAACAGCAGTCAGTCAGAAACAGAACAGCAAGCTCATATTGAAAATATCCTGAATAATAAAACAAAATTAGTTTATGTAGCTCCTGAAAGTTTGTCGTATTTAGAAAACACATTTAATCAAATCGCTGTCAGTCTTATTGCCATTGATGAAGCACATTGTATTTCATCTTGGGGACATGACTTTAGACCAGCTTATACTAATTTAGGCTATCTAAAAAAACGCTTCCCTTCTACTCCAATTTTAGCATTGACAGCTACAGCAGATAAAGCAACGCGTGAAGATATAAGTAAACAACTAAACTTGATAAATCCTGTTCTTTACATTTCCTCTTTTGATAGGAAAAACCTAAGTTTAGAAGTTCGTCCTGCTTTAGATAGAGTCAAACAAATCATTGATTTTATCTCTAACAAACCATTAGAATCTGGAATAATATATTGCCTAAGTCGTAAAACAACCGAGGAATTGGCTGAAAAATTACAAAAATCAGGTATCAATGCCAAAGCATATCATGCTGGGCTGGATGCTAACCTTCGCGCGCAAACACAAGATGAATTTATAAATGATGATTGTCAAGTGATTTGTGCAACGATTGCCTTCGGAATGGGAATTGATAAATCAAACGTGCGCTGGGTAATTCATTACAATCTCCCAAAAAATATTGAAGGCTATTACCAAGAAATAGGTCGTGCGGGTCGTGATGGATTACCATCAGAAACGATTATGTTTGAAAGTTATGGTGATGTAATTCAGTTACAAAAATTTGCGTCACAAGGTTTGAATGCCGAAGTACAATTGGCAAAATTAGAACGTATGCGACAATATGCTGATGCATTAAGTTGTAGAAGAAAAATTTTGTTATCCTATTTTGGAGAAATCGTTACTCAAAATTGTGGCAATTGCGATATTTGTAAAAATCCCCCCGCCTTTTTTGATGGAACTATTTTGGCACAAAAAGCTTTATCTGCTATCATTCGTTTAAAAGAATCAGAGCCTTTACCTGTAATTGTTGATTTTTTGAGAGGATCTAAGAACGCATACATTTTCGAAAAAGAATATCAAAATCTAAAAACCTATGCCGTTGGTGCTGATGTTTCTTGGTACGATTGGAATCAATATCTGATTCAACTAATTAATCAAGGCTATTGCGAAATTGCTTTTCATCAACAAAACAAAATTAAACTAACACCTCTGGCACATGAAGTTTTATTTAACGGTGAAAAAGTACAACTAACAACGGTTCAAAAAGCAACAGCAGAAAAAGTAACTATCAAAGAATCAAAAGTAAAACCTAAAAATGATTCTCTTTTTGAAATGTTACGAAAAATACGTTACGACCTATCCAAAGAAGAATCGGTTCCGGCTTATGTTATTTTTAGTGATGCTGTATTAAAAGAAATGGAAATCAATCGCCCAATGAGTGATGATGAGCTACTCGCCATTGACGGTGTTGGAAAAGTGAAATTAGAAAAGTACGGCCATATTTTCATAAAGGCCATAATCGATTTTCATAAAAGCAAAGCAGCCAAACCTAAAAAAGGAGCTACCACCTATAAGGAAACTTTAGCCTTATTCGAAAGCGGACTTTCCCCTGAAGCAATTGCTGAAAAAAGAAATTTGGGTGTTAGTACCATTATGTCACATCTGGCTAAATTATACCAAGAAGGAGTTGCCATTGATTTATTTCAATTCATTACTAAAGAAGAAGTGACAAAAATTGCAGAGGCCAAAATAATCCTAGAAAGTCCAGCGGCTTTAAAGCCCTACTTTGAACATTTTGAAGAACAAGTGCCTTATGAGAAAATCCGATTGGCATTAGCTATAATTGAAAAAGAAAGTTCTAAATAA
- a CDS encoding arginine decarboxylase, giving the protein MNTKYSDLINQTYYFPQEEFTLNKDNLQFHNIDLMKLVEQYGTPLKFTYLPQISNNINKAKNWFRKSMEKNKYEAKYYYCYCTKSSHFEYIMNEAFKNNIHIETSSAFDINIVENLLQNGKINKSTYVICNGFKRDQYIENIARLINHGHKNTIPIIDNYEELDLLQAEIKGKFKIGIRIAAEEEPKFEFYTSRLGIGYKNIVNFYKKQIQDNPKLELKMLHFFINTGINDTAYYWNELVKCIKVYIALKKECPGLDGLNIGGGFPIKNSLTFEYDYQYMIDEIINQIKIACDEAEVDVPHIFTEFGSFTVGESGGAIYQVLYQKQQNDREKWNMIDSSFITTLPDTWAINKRFIMLAVNRWNDTYERVLLGGLTCDSDDYYNSEQNMNAIYLPKYNKEKPLYIGFFNTGAYQETIGGYGGLHHCLIPQPKHILIDRDENGILATEVFSEQQTSEDVLKILGYNTK; this is encoded by the coding sequence ATGAACACTAAATATTCTGACTTAATAAATCAAACATACTATTTCCCACAAGAAGAATTTACCTTAAACAAAGATAATCTTCAATTTCACAATATCGATTTGATGAAATTAGTAGAGCAATATGGTACACCTCTAAAGTTTACCTATTTGCCTCAAATATCCAACAACATCAACAAAGCCAAAAACTGGTTTCGTAAGTCGATGGAAAAAAACAAATATGAGGCTAAATACTATTACTGCTACTGCACTAAAAGTTCTCATTTTGAATATATTATGAATGAAGCTTTCAAGAATAACATTCACATTGAAACTTCATCTGCTTTTGATATTAATATCGTTGAAAATTTATTACAAAACGGCAAAATCAATAAGAGTACTTACGTAATCTGTAATGGTTTTAAAAGAGACCAATACATTGAAAACATTGCCCGTTTGATTAATCACGGTCATAAGAATACCATTCCAATTATTGATAACTACGAAGAGTTAGATTTACTTCAAGCGGAAATTAAAGGAAAATTCAAGATTGGAATTCGTATTGCAGCTGAGGAAGAACCTAAATTTGAGTTCTATACTTCTCGTTTAGGTATCGGATACAAAAACATTGTCAATTTTTATAAAAAACAAATTCAGGACAATCCAAAGTTGGAACTGAAAATGTTGCACTTTTTCATCAATACCGGTATTAATGATACTGCTTATTACTGGAATGAATTAGTGAAATGTATCAAAGTATATATTGCTCTTAAAAAAGAATGTCCTGGTCTTGACGGATTGAACATTGGTGGTGGTTTTCCTATCAAAAATTCTTTGACTTTTGAGTACGATTACCAATATATGATTGATGAAATCATCAACCAAATCAAAATAGCTTGTGATGAAGCCGAAGTAGATGTTCCTCATATCTTTACCGAATTTGGTTCATTTACTGTAGGTGAAAGTGGTGGCGCTATTTACCAAGTTTTGTATCAAAAACAACAAAACGACAGGGAAAAATGGAACATGATTGATTCTTCTTTCATCACTACTTTACCAGATACTTGGGCAATTAACAAACGTTTTATCATGCTGGCAGTAAACCGTTGGAATGATACTTACGAAAGGGTTTTATTAGGAGGATTAACTTGTGATAGTGACGATTATTACAACTCTGAACAAAACATGAATGCTATTTATTTACCCAAATACAATAAAGAGAAACCATTATACATTGGTTTTTTCAATACAGGAGCATACCAAGAAACCATTGGTGGATATGGTGGCTTACACCACTGCTTGATTCCACAACCAAAACACATCTTAATTGATCGTGATGAAAATGGGATTTTAGCAACCGAAGTTTTTTCAGAACAACAAACATCAGAAGACGTTTTGAAAATATTAGGGTACAACACAAAATAA